A segment of the Fusobacterium ulcerans genome:
TCCCGCTGTGATTGCTGTTGTAGAAAATATAATTGGCACAGCACCTTTCAGTCCTGCCCATGACATAAAGAATTTCTCCTTTTTACTGTAATTGAATGGTGCCATAAGGGAAAATACAACTGCTGTTCTGGCAACAATAGTTATCATTATTGCTAGAATACTTCCAGTTATCATAACCATTTTTAACTGGCTTGGAAAAACAAGAAGTCCAAGGATAATAAACATTGTTATCTGCATCAGCCATGAAGCTACTCTCATATTTCTGATAGTATTCATCCTGAAATCAAATCTTTCATTTCCTACTATTATTCCCATAAGATATATTGCAAGGAATCCATTTCCTCCAATAAGGTTAGTTGCAGAAAAACATATAAATAACACTGCAATCATATGAATAGTAAGAAATTCTTCTCTCTCTATCCGAAGAAGTCTTCCCATTGGAAGTGTTATTTTACCAAATAATACTCCCATAAGAGCTCCTACTATTATTTGCTGAATAAGGAACAGTATACTCATGAAGATATTTGAATCTCCAGCTTGAAACATAGATAGGACAAAGAGGATTAGTGCATATGCCATAGGGTCATTACTTCCTGATTCTATCTCTATTACTGTTCTTATTCTTTTCTTTAAATTGGAACCTCCCAGCATAGATATAACTGCTGCTGCATCTGTCGAAGAAACTATTGCTCCAAAAAGAAAAGCTTCTTTCAGAGTAAAGTCTGTTATCATATATGCTGCAAAGGCTGCCAGTACTGCTGTAAGAAAAACTCCTGCTGTTGCTAATATACCACTGGGGTAAAGTGCCATCATGGCATCTGATTTTTTAGTTTCCAAAGCTCCTGCAAAAAGAATAAATAATAATGCAAAGTTCCCTATATTCTGAGTTAATCTTGCATCATCAAATTCAATTTTTCCAATTCCTTCTGAACCTGCTGCCATTCCTATAAAAAGGAACATTATCAGCAAAGGTACCTGTACTTTTTTCGTTACTCTTATTGAGAGTAAACTTATTAATAACAAAATTCCACATACTAAAATTTTATAATCCATAGCTCAACTCCTTTAGCTTAAAGGTTTATACTATATTTTATAATATATTTAAAAAACATACAACTTAATTTACTTTATAAACAAAATTACTTGAAATTAGTACGGAAATCGAACCTTATTACTTCTTTTTAAAGATAATACTGAACAAAACAGCAAATATTAAACTTGGCATTACCCATGCAAGTCCAAAAGTTTGCAATGGAAGTTTTATATATATTTTATTCAAAAATTGAAGGTTAATTCCAAGAGTCTGAGTCATTTCAAAAAAACCTATTATCCCTGCTCCTATTACTGCTCCAAGATAAGTTTTATCTGAAGAGATATATTTCTTGAAACAGTTAAGTACTATCAAGACTATTGCTATTGGATAAAGAAATGTAAGTATTGGAGCTGAAACCTTTACTATTGCATCCACTCCAAAACCAGCAAAAACAAAGCTCAATATAACTGTACCTATAACTATCTTTTCATAAGAAACTTTTAAAAGACCACTGAAATAATCTCCAACTGTAGCTGTAAGCCCTATTGCTGTAGTAAGACAGGCTCCTGCTACACATATTCCCAATGCTAGATTTCCTTCTTTACCTAATAATTTATTTACTATATCTGTAAGAAGCTGAGTAGTTCCTGTACTATGAAGCACTCCATAAGATGTCGCTCCTATATATAAAAGTCCTCCATATACAATTGACAATCCACATACTGCTATCATACTTGAATTGCTTAAAAAACTCATCTCTTGTTTTGCAGTGAGGGTTCTTCCATTTCTTATTGCTTTCAATATTATGCTTGAAAAGATTATAGCTGCAAGAGTATCCATGGTCTGATATCCATTATAGAATCCATATCTGAATGTATTGCTTATCTCTTTAGCTGCTGGTTCTCCCATTGGGAAAAATACTCCTTTTACAACAATCACTGCCAATATTATTAATAATATTGGAGTAAGAATCTTTCCTATTCTCTCTATTACTGCATTTGCTTTTATAGAGAATAAAAATACAATTATAAAGTAACAAGCTAAAAAACCATATTTATACATTTCATTATTCCCATCTACATGGGGAAGAAGCATTAATTCAAAAGCTGTGGCTCCTGTTCTGGGAATCGCAAGAAAAGGTCCTATAGCTAAGATTAATACTACATTAAATATTTTACTAAATAGAGGTGATACTTTATCAGCAAAATCATCCAGCTCTTTTCCTGCTAATGCTGAAGACAATATAGCAAGAAGAGGGAATCCTATTCCTGTTATGAAAAAACCTGCTGCTGCTGATACCCATTTATCTCCTACCACATATCCTACCATAGGAGGAAATATAAGGTTTCCTGCTCCAAATAACATTGCAAATAAAGCAAATCCTGTCAATATGACATCTTTCTTCTTATAAATATAAACCACTCCAATCTTAAAAATTATCTTATTCATAAAAAATAGTATGCCTTAAAAGGAATATTTATCTTTTCCACCTGCTTTAAGGCATACTTATTTATTTTTAGTTATTAAATTGTAACATTTTTTATAAAAAAATATCAATGTTTTTTGAAAAAACTAAATATTACTCCACCTAATATTCCTGGAAGTACCCAAGACAGACCAAAACTTTCTAAAGGAAGTTTTGAATAAATAGTATTAAATAATTCAATATTTATTCCCATAGCCTGCATAGCTTCATAAGCACTTACTATTCCAGTTCCCACAACAGTTCCTACATACACATTATCATTCTTTATCATATTTTTCATAAAGTTTAAGAATATAAGAGCAATAGATATTGGATAAATAAATACCAATACAGGTACTGCCAGCTTAACTATAACATCTACTCCAAAGCTTGCAAAAATAAAACTGATTATTACTGTTATTATTGCTAACTTTTCATATGCTATTTTCAGAAGTCCGCTGAAATAATCTGCTACTGTTGCAGTAAGTCCAATAGCTGTAGTCAGACAAGCTCCTGCTACACATATTCCAAGTACGACTTTTCCTATTTTTCCTAAAAGAAGAGTCACTACAGTAGAAAGAAGTTCTGTACTTCCAATTCCCTGTGCTAATACTCCTGTTGCTGTTCCACCAATATATACCAACCCTCCATATACTATTGTAAGTCCCCCAATAGCTATGAAACTTGCTTTTATCAGAAATGAAAACTCTGCTTTAGCACCTAGATTTCTTCCTTTTCTTATTGATTTTAATATAATTTCTGAAAATACTATTGCTGCAAGAGTATCCATTGTCTGATATCCATTAAGAAATCCATATTTAAATGGTGTTGATGTTCCCATTACTTTTGGATCCCCCAGTGGAGAAAATACTCCTTTGAATATTATTATTGCCAATACTACTAAAAGTATTGGAGTAAGAATTGCTCCTACTCTATCTACAACCTTACTTGACTTTAATGAAAACATAATAGTTATTGCAAAGAATACTGTTAAAAATCCAAATTTATACATTTGAAAATTCTCTATATTTTGAGGAACCATCATTTCAAAAGCTGTAGCTCCTGTTCTAGGTAAAGCTAAAAGAGGTCCAATAGATAAAATAAGTGCTATATTGAAAACCTTACTAAACAAAGGAGAAACCCTTGTAGCAAAACTATCAAGATCTTTTCCTGCCACTGCTGCTGCTATTATTGCTAAAAGTGGAAATCCAGCTCCTGTCAATATAAATCCTATAGCTGAAACTATCCAATTATCTCCATTAGTAAATCCTACAACTGGTGGAAATATTAGATTCCCTGCTCCAAACAGCATTGCAAATAAGGCAAATCCTGTCAATATAACATCCTTCTTTTTATACATTTCTTCCTCCTAAAAATTATATATCTTTACTTCAATATATCAAGCCTTTAAATTCCTATCTTCAAGTTTAAATTTTAGACTTAATGGTTAATAAGTGTACTAACAAAAATTATATCAACATTTTTATTCTATGTCAATATAATAATATTAACAGACTATTTTTTTAGTATAAAATTCATATATAATTTTTACTATTTTCTCTTCATTTCTTTAGAGAATATCTGTATATAAATATTAAAATTTGTTGTATAATAGTCGTAGTAAATAAAAACAAATTTTTAAGGAGGATATTTATGTCAGTACTATTTATTAATTACCCTAAATGCAGCACTTGTATCAATGCTAGAAAATGGCTTGAAGAAAATAATATTAAATTTACAAGCAGACATATTGTAGAGGATAATCCAAAAGAAGATGAATTAAAAAAATATATAAAACTAAGTGGACTTCCTGTAAAAAAATTCTTTAATACAAGTGGTATGCTTTACAGAGAAATGAACCTAAAAGAAAAAACTGCTTCAGCTACTGATGATGAAATGATAAAAATACTAGCTACTAATGGTATGCTTGTAAAAAGACCTTTAGTTGTAACTGAGGATGGAGTTTTGATTGGTTTCAAAGCTGATCAATGGAAAGAGTTTTTTAATAAATAATAATAAATTTTGGGGAGTGAAATATGAATATAAAAAAGTTAGCAATTTCCTTTATTGCTGGTACTTTTCTCTTAGCTGGATGCAGCAGCCTTCAATCTAATCCAGATGGGAAATATGAACTTGTTGTCATTCATCTGAATGATGTACATGGAAGAGCTGAAGAGGGAAATTATAATGGAATGGGGTATCCTAAAGTTGCCTCTATAATCAATGAGTACAGAAAAGTTTTAGGACAGGAAAATGTTCTTTATCTTGATGCTGGAGATAATACTCATGGAACTACCTTTGCAACACTTGAAAAAGGTGAATCTATGATAAAACTCTCAAACGAAATGAAACTTAATGCCATGACTCTGGGAAATCATGACTTTAATTATGGAATGGAACAATTGTATAAATTAGAAAATTTGGCAGATTTTAAATTCCTTACATCTAATGTATTGAATAAAAATGGAAAACCTATTGGTGAAAAATATATAATAAAGAAAATTCGTGGTGTAAAAGTTGGAATATTTGGTCTGATTACTCCTGAAACTATGTATAAAGCTAATCCTCAAATTGTTAAAGATTTGACTTTCAGTGGCCCAATAGACACTGCTAAGAAAATAACTGAAGAACTTAAAGGAAAAGGTGTTCAATTTATTATTGCTGTCACTCATCTGGGAGATGATCCTGCTACAAAACATGAATGGCAGAGTATAGGTCTGGCGGAAGCTGTCCCTGCTATAAACCTCATTGTTGATGGACATAGTCATACAGCTTTAAAAGATAAAACTGTAGTCAATGGTGTAACTATAGTACAGACAGGTGAATATGATAAAAATCTTGGCATTGTAAAAATAGATTTTGATGAACTTGCGTATGGAGAAAAGGCTATTTATCCTGTTCTTTTATCTAAAGCTGAAGTAGAGAACGGAAAAGATTTATCTGTAAAAATGGAGTTAAACGAAAAATTTGTAGCTAAAGATGATGCAAAAATAGCTTCACTAATATATGATATAAAAGAGAGACAGGAGAAAATAATATCAGAAGTAATTGGAAAGACACCTGTATTATTAGAAGCAAGCAGAGAACTGGTAAGAACAAGTGAAACTAATCTTGGGAACCTTGTTGCTGATGCTATCCTTGAGAAAAGCGAAGCTGACATAGCTATAACAAGTGGGGGAAGTATAAGAAGCTCTATTGGTGCAGGAGATATAACAGTTGGAAATATCATAAGTGTTCTTCCTTTTGGAAACTATGTTATAGTAAAAGAACTCACTGGAAAACAGGTATGGGATATGTTTGAGAATGGATTCAGTAAATATCCTGAAACTGATGGAAGATTCCCTCAATTCTCTGGAGCTGTAGTTACTTTCAATCCTAAAAAACCAGCTGGTAAGAGAGTAGAGAAAATAACACTGAAAGATGGAACTTCTCTTGATTTAAATAAGACATATAAAGTAGCCAGTGATGACTATATTGCTGTAGGTGGAGATGAATATAATATGTTTATTAATGCCAAAACAATTGCTAATTATCCTGCTCTTTCTGAAATAGTTATAGAAAATATAAAGAAAAATGGTGTAACTAATCTCACAACTGATAATAGATTAATAAGAAAATAGTATTTTCAATTAGAAAATCCCTCTGTAATAATATACAGAAGGGATTTTTTTAGTTTATTTCTAATATTTTTGATTGTACAAATTTTATTGTTTTTTTAGGAACTATTTCTCTTACTTCTTTTGAGGTTGGACTGCCTATTCTTCTCTTTTTTCTTTTTAAAAGTGAAAATATTCCTCTATTTCTAAATTTTACCTCTTCATCCATAGCTATTACTTCTGCTATAAGATTAAATATCTCTTCTATTTCCTCTCTTGCCTCTTCATATTCTACTATTTCATCCTGTTCTTTTCTCAATTTCTTGTAATATGATACAAATTCTCTAGTGTTCATATTCTTCCTCCATTAGAGTATTGAGCTCATTTACTTTATCTATCATTTTCATTCTGGGTCTAAATTTAATAACTTTCTTTTCTTCTGTCACCATCATTTCTCTTGTTGCTAAATTTAATATCTTTCTGGGTTTTACTTCCCTTTTCTCAAATATTCCCCAGTCTTTTATTATTACTTTTTCTTCTTCTTCTAAAACATCAAAAAGAGCTTTCCAGAAAGAATCTAATCTTTCTTTTGCCTCTCTTATGCTTTTTAGATTCCTTCTTTCTTTGTATAAGGTTAAAAACTCTTTTTCTGTCATTTTTCTCTCCTCATCAAAAAAATACTACTCTTTATTTTTAAAATTTTTTCTTAAAAATTTATTTATTATTTCATTTATTATTTTAATTTCAGAAATTTTTAGTTTATATGTTTCTTGTCTATTTTGATTTATCATAGTTAAAAACTCTGCTATTTCATACCTTAAGCCTTCTCCTTGAAAAGAATAAAAATATTTTCTATTCTTACTAAAATTTTCAAATCTTAATTCAAAATATTCTGTTTTCCACCAAGGAGAAGGAGCATATATATATCCTTTTGTTCCTGAAATAATTAACTCTCCTTCTGATTTCACTCCTAATCCAACTTTTGCTACTGGAGTTACTCCATTTTGATATCTTAACAAAATTTTAGTATATAAATCTATTTTTTTCTCTTTATCAATATAGGAATAAAATTTTACATTTTCTGGCTTACCTAATAGCTTTACTATTGCTAAAAGTGGATAGGAGGCTAGCTCTGTCACACTTCCTCCAGATTCTTTACAGCTAAGTTCTCTTATCTCCCCTTCTACTAATTTCGTAAAACAAGCTTCCACATCCTTAATTTCTCCTATTATTCCTGATTTAGCAATACTTATCAATTTTTCAAATCCTGGACAAAATGCTGTTTTTATTGCTTCCAATAATACTAATTTATATTCTTTAGTTATCTCATATAATTCATTAGTTTCTTTTGATGATAATGTGATTGGTTTTTCACAAAGAACATGCTTTTTATTTTCTAAAGATCTTTTTATGTAATAATAATGAGTATTATGAGGAGTCGCTATATATACTGCATCTACTTTTTCTATAAATTCTTCAAAGTTATTTGTATAAAATTCTAATTCAAATTTTTCTGCAAATTTTTTTGAATTCTCTATATTTCTGCTCATTACACCTTCTACATTAACTCCACTAACATATTTAGATTCTGTTACAAATCTCCTTGCTATTCTTCCAGCTCCTATAATTCCAATTTTTAGAATTTTATTTTTATCTTCTCTAATTTGAGTACTGGATATTCCCTTTGTTCTTTCTAAATAAACTACTTCACAAAATTCCTTCAAATAATCAAATTTACCTTTCCAATCTGACCCTATAATAAAAGTATCTATATTATATTTTTGAATATCTTCAACCTTTTGTCCTTCATATTCTTCAATTATTATTTCATCAACATAACCAGTTTTTTTTATATTTTCTATTCTATTAATTATTGAATCATTAACATTTAATTTCCCTCTAGTTTTATCATAAGAATCTGTTGTTACCCCTACTATTAAATAATCTCCATATTCTTTTGCTCTTTTTAATAAGTTAATATGTCCCTGATGTAATAAATCAAAAGTTCCATATGTTATTACTTTTTTCATTTTAATTTCTCCTAGTTAATAATATCTTTATTTTCTTTACTCCTAAACTAATAAAATATTCTCTAAACATTAGTAAAACACTCATATATATAACTCCAAAAACTACTAAAATAAATAAAAATTCAAGGTATATGTCTAAAATTTTACTAAAGTATTTTAAAAAAATGCATATAATAAAAGATAATAATGATGTTATTATATATATACTCCTTTCTTTAGTAAACATGTTATATTCTTTAAAGATCTTTTTTACTTTATAAAATCTAAATATACATACTAAAAATTCTGTTATTAGAGTTGCTGTTCCTGCTCCTAATATTCCATATTTTGGTATCAATAAAAAATTTAATAAAAAATTACTGCCTAATCCTATTAATGAAACTTTAAAAACTATACTTTCTTTATCATATGGAATTAAAATTTGACCAGCACTAAATCCACTTATTGGAATAAATATTATTATTGGTAACATTATTTGCATTGGTAATATTGATTCTAAATATTTTTTCCCTGAAAAAATTAAAACTATATTGTTTGATAAAATAAACAATACACATACCGTAGGTATTGAAATAAAAAATATAAAATTTAAATATAAATCCATGTCTTTTATCAAAGATTCTTTTTCTTTATTTTTTATTTTCTCTATCATCCTAGGAGCAAGAACAAGTCCTAATGAAGTAATCAATGGAATAATTATTTTAGTCATTTTTACTGCTACATTATAATATCCTACTTCTTTATCCCCCTTCATTATTCCTATCATAGTTGAATCTATATTTAGATAAATATTAGTAGATATTACATAGAAAAAAATTACTATCAATGGTTTAATATGTTTTTTTAAAGTTAAATTTTTTATATCAAATAGTAAATATTTTCTTACTGAAATAAAATCTATTATTTTAGCAATTATTTCAGGTAAAGCCATAATCAAAGCAAACTTTAAATAATCTTCTGGTTTTTTAACTAATGAAAATAAAAATATCATTGATATAATTCTTACTATTAATAATCTTATTGTTCTTCTTTTATGATTTTCTATAGTTATAAAAAAATAATCCAATGTTGAAAAAGAAAATATAATAGACATTCCCAGAATTAAAAATAAAACATACTCTTTTTTCAATTTATCAAAATATATTATTGTTATAAAAAAAATAATACTACTTATAAAACTTGAAATAATTGAAATTATTATTATTTCTGTAAAATTTTTTTTGAATTGATTTTCTCCATTAACTTTGCTTCTCGATAATTCTCTAATTCCATATATGGGTATTCCTAAATTAGCAATAGTTACAAAATATGAAATTATAGATAATGCAAAAGTATATTTTCCATAATAGACTGGTGTTAAAATCCTTGATGAATATGGAAAAAATAATACTGGAAATAATATTGAAGTAAAAACAATTCCTACATTATATACATAATTTTCTAAAAGTTTTGATTTCATTTCTTATCCAATCTTAAATATTTAATTATTCTTTCACAAGATTTATTATCTTTATATTTATTATATTTATTTGTAAATTCTCTATTGTTCATATCAATATTTTCATAATTTTCTAAAAATCCTATAAATTTTTCATAAGTATCAATTACTGGATATGGAGAAATATTTATAAAGTCTTCGAATAATAACCCTCTTGTATTTTTATATTCTTCATAATCATGAATAGCAAAAAATATTGGTTTATTCAAAATTTCATAATCAATCCAAACAGATGAATAATCTGTAATCAATGCATCTGTTGTTCCTAGTAAAGGATATAAGTGTTCATCTATATTTTCTAAATCCTCATTTTTTAGAATAATAATATTAGTAAATTCTTTAAATTTTTCTTCTTGTAAGATATCAAATGGATGTAGTTTTAATATTAATAGAAACTGTTTTTTTTCTAATAATTTATTCAAATTACTTAATTTACTAAAAGGTAATATTGAAATATAGTTTTCCACATACTTACCATCTTTAGCCCAACTACTCTCAGAATCAACTATAGATTTTCTAAATGTAGGCATCCACATTAATATTTTTTTAAACTTTTCTTTCTTTAAGTTAATTTTACAAAAAAAATCTGTCTCCTCATAAAGCAAATCATTTCTTGGTTGTCCTGTTATTATAACTTTATTTATATCAATATTAAATGCTTTTGCCATAAAACATTGAAATAATTCAGATGTAGCAATTATCATATCATATTTTGTTTCAATCGTTTTATTGGTACGTTTATCTAGATTTCCTATTGGTTTTAGAGGCATTCCATGCCATAAATTTATTATTTTTCTATTCTTATTTGAAGAAAAATTAGAATATAATCCATGAGTTGTAAAAATATATTTTGATCTTAAAAAATAATATATTCCTGCCAAGCTTATTTTAGGATAAATTTTTGTTCTACTATTTTCTCTCTTATTTGAATTTATACTTTTATTTTCAGTTATCCAGATATATTTATAAGCTGGAAGTTTTTCTTTCAAGTACTTATAGATAGCAAAACTATTATCTGTTAATTCTATAAAACTATTAAAGATAATAATATTACTCTTTGGAATAAATTTATCTAATAAAATCATAAATTTCTTAATAATTTTCATTTTTAACTCCTATTCTTTTTCAGTGAAAATATAATCAGGTATTATAAAATAAATTATATTAAAGTAATAAAATAATGCTGTGCTTTCCATAAAACCAAAAATTAATACTATCGAAAAGATCTTAACTGCTTTATAATCTTTATTTCTAAATAGTATTTTCATTACATAAAAAATTAAAATATTTAATGAGATAAAACCTATTATTCCATTTTCAAATAATGTTCTTAAATAAACATTGTCTAAAGGATATATTTTATAACATTCTATAATTTCCTTATTTCCAAAAATCGTTATTTGAGATTTAGTTAAATAATTGTAAAATAAAATAAGTCTTCCACTAAAAAGTTTATTCAAAAACGTATTTCTAAAATAATATGGAAGAAAAAATGTAAAAAATATAATTATTCCTCCCTCTAATAAAAATATTCTTTTTAATTTTTCTATATATTTTTCATCTACTAAAATAAGAAAAATAAATAATAATATCAATAAAAATGTTGTTCTTGAATAAGTATAATTAAATACTATTTTTCCAATAAGAAAAATAAATATAGAAATTAAAATCTTTACTTTATCATAATATAAATAATATAATAAGAAAAATATTGGTAATAGTAATGACATAGCTGTATTAGGATGAACAAATCCTAAAGTATATCTAAAGACTTTAAAATCTTCAAAGTACCTTATTGCTGATTTGAGATTATTTGTTTCTAAATATCCAAGTTTGTTCAATAGTAATGTCAACAAATAGAAAAATACTGATAAAAATAATAAAAATTTTAATCTTTTATTATTTTTTATAAACTTAGAAATAATTATTATATAAAAAGAAATATAAAATTTGGGTAAAATCAATATAAAGATAATTAAAAAAATTATTATTTTTAAATCTTTTTTCTTAATTTTTTCATCTATAAAAAAAGGTATTAAAGAAAAAAATAATAAAATTACTATGCTAATTAGTTTTATCATTCTATATTCTTCCCATAAATAAATACTAAACATATAAAAATTAAAGAATATTATTAGCAATAAAAAACCACAATTTATTTCATTTAATTTTTTTTTTACCATCTCTTTTTCCTCTTTATATTACTAACAATTTTATTTAAAAATTTTATAAGAAATTTTTTTGGAAAGAGCTTAATAATATTAAATAAAATTATTTTTTTCCATTCTTCATCTTTCAATACTTCATCATACCTGTTGAATATAAAATTATTTTTTTTTATCTCTTTCAAATATTCTTTTAAATATTTATCAAAATTAGAATTTTTATAAAATTTTTCTCCTAGCAACATTCCTATTAGCCTTAAATTTTTCTTTCTGGAAACTAGATTTCTAATCTTCTCTTCATTATTTTTTGTATAAAAGTTTTCCAAATTTTTAAAACAATTAATTGTATCTGT
Coding sequences within it:
- a CDS encoding potassium/proton antiporter, translated to MDYKILVCGILLLISLLSIRVTKKVQVPLLIMFLFIGMAAGSEGIGKIEFDDARLTQNIGNFALLFILFAGALETKKSDAMMALYPSGILATAGVFLTAVLAAFAAYMITDFTLKEAFLFGAIVSSTDAAAVISMLGGSNLKKRIRTVIEIESGSNDPMAYALILFVLSMFQAGDSNIFMSILFLIQQIIVGALMGVLFGKITLPMGRLLRIEREEFLTIHMIAVLFICFSATNLIGGNGFLAIYLMGIIVGNERFDFRMNTIRNMRVASWLMQITMFIILGLLVFPSQLKMVMITGSILAIMITIVARTAVVFSLMAPFNYSKKEKFFMSWAGLKGAVPIIFSTTAITAGIDNSQGIFNMVFYLVVFSVLIQGMTLKPLAKYLGLVEDVVDDKANEIDLEELEELSIKKLYLDKHSEYVDKRIKDLQLPKSMHIISIRRGDEDITPRGDVILKVGDKILFSTK
- a CDS encoding HU family DNA-binding protein, whose product is MTEKEFLTLYKERRNLKSIREAKERLDSFWKALFDVLEEEEKVIIKDWGIFEKREVKPRKILNLATREMMVTEEKKVIKFRPRMKMIDKVNELNTLMEEEYEH
- a CDS encoding Gfo/Idh/MocA family oxidoreductase, which codes for MKKVITYGTFDLLHQGHINLLKRAKEYGDYLIVGVTTDSYDKTRGKLNVNDSIINRIENIKKTGYVDEIIIEEYEGQKVEDIQKYNIDTFIIGSDWKGKFDYLKEFCEVVYLERTKGISSTQIREDKNKILKIGIIGAGRIARRFVTESKYVSGVNVEGVMSRNIENSKKFAEKFELEFYTNNFEEFIEKVDAVYIATPHNTHYYYIKRSLENKKHVLCEKPITLSSKETNELYEITKEYKLVLLEAIKTAFCPGFEKLISIAKSGIIGEIKDVEACFTKLVEGEIRELSCKESGGSVTELASYPLLAIVKLLGKPENVKFYSYIDKEKKIDLYTKILLRYQNGVTPVAKVGLGVKSEGELIISGTKGYIYAPSPWWKTEYFELRFENFSKNRKYFYSFQGEGLRYEIAEFLTMINQNRQETYKLKISEIKIINEIINKFLRKNFKNKE
- the brnQ gene encoding branched-chain amino acid transport system II carrier protein, with product MNKIIFKIGVVYIYKKKDVILTGFALFAMLFGAGNLIFPPMVGYVVGDKWVSAAAGFFITGIGFPLLAILSSALAGKELDDFADKVSPLFSKIFNVVLILAIGPFLAIPRTGATAFELMLLPHVDGNNEMYKYGFLACYFIIVFLFSIKANAVIERIGKILTPILLIILAVIVVKGVFFPMGEPAAKEISNTFRYGFYNGYQTMDTLAAIIFSSIILKAIRNGRTLTAKQEMSFLSNSSMIAVCGLSIVYGGLLYIGATSYGVLHSTGTTQLLTDIVNKLLGKEGNLALGICVAGACLTTAIGLTATVGDYFSGLLKVSYEKIVIGTVILSFVFAGFGVDAIVKVSAPILTFLYPIAIVLIVLNCFKKYISSDKTYLGAVIGAGIIGFFEMTQTLGINLQFLNKIYIKLPLQTFGLAWVMPSLIFAVLFSIIFKKK
- a CDS encoding bifunctional metallophosphatase/5'-nucleotidase, with amino-acid sequence MNIKKLAISFIAGTFLLAGCSSLQSNPDGKYELVVIHLNDVHGRAEEGNYNGMGYPKVASIINEYRKVLGQENVLYLDAGDNTHGTTFATLEKGESMIKLSNEMKLNAMTLGNHDFNYGMEQLYKLENLADFKFLTSNVLNKNGKPIGEKYIIKKIRGVKVGIFGLITPETMYKANPQIVKDLTFSGPIDTAKKITEELKGKGVQFIIAVTHLGDDPATKHEWQSIGLAEAVPAINLIVDGHSHTALKDKTVVNGVTIVQTGEYDKNLGIVKIDFDELAYGEKAIYPVLLSKAEVENGKDLSVKMELNEKFVAKDDAKIASLIYDIKERQEKIISEVIGKTPVLLEASRELVRTSETNLGNLVADAILEKSEADIAITSGGSIRSSIGAGDITVGNIISVLPFGNYVIVKELTGKQVWDMFENGFSKYPETDGRFPQFSGAVVTFNPKKPAGKRVEKITLKDGTSLDLNKTYKVASDDYIAVGGDEYNMFINAKTIANYPALSEIVIENIKKNGVTNLTTDNRLIRK
- a CDS encoding flippase translates to MKSKLLENYVYNVGIVFTSILFPVLFFPYSSRILTPVYYGKYTFALSIISYFVTIANLGIPIYGIRELSRSKVNGENQFKKNFTEIIIISIISSFISSIIFFITIIYFDKLKKEYVLFLILGMSIIFSFSTLDYFFITIENHKRRTIRLLIVRIISMIFLFSLVKKPEDYLKFALIMALPEIIAKIIDFISVRKYLLFDIKNLTLKKHIKPLIVIFFYVISTNIYLNIDSTMIGIMKGDKEVGYYNVAVKMTKIIIPLITSLGLVLAPRMIEKIKNKEKESLIKDMDLYLNFIFFISIPTVCVLFILSNNIVLIFSGKKYLESILPMQIMLPIIIFIPISGFSAGQILIPYDKESIVFKVSLIGLGSNFLLNFLLIPKYGILGAGTATLITEFLVCIFRFYKVKKIFKEYNMFTKERSIYIITSLLSFIICIFLKYFSKILDIYLEFLFILVVFGVIYMSVLLMFREYFISLGVKKIKILLTRRN
- a CDS encoding arsenate reductase family protein, encoding MSVLFINYPKCSTCINARKWLEENNIKFTSRHIVEDNPKEDELKKYIKLSGLPVKKFFNTSGMLYREMNLKEKTASATDDEMIKILATNGMLVKRPLVVTEDGVLIGFKADQWKEFFNK
- a CDS encoding HU family DNA-binding protein, with product MNTREFVSYYKKLRKEQDEIVEYEEAREEIEEIFNLIAEVIAMDEEVKFRNRGIFSLLKRKKRRIGSPTSKEVREIVPKKTIKFVQSKILEIN
- the brnQ gene encoding branched-chain amino acid transport system II carrier protein; its protein translation is MYKKKDVILTGFALFAMLFGAGNLIFPPVVGFTNGDNWIVSAIGFILTGAGFPLLAIIAAAVAGKDLDSFATRVSPLFSKVFNIALILSIGPLLALPRTGATAFEMMVPQNIENFQMYKFGFLTVFFAITIMFSLKSSKVVDRVGAILTPILLVVLAIIIFKGVFSPLGDPKVMGTSTPFKYGFLNGYQTMDTLAAIVFSEIILKSIRKGRNLGAKAEFSFLIKASFIAIGGLTIVYGGLVYIGGTATGVLAQGIGSTELLSTVVTLLLGKIGKVVLGICVAGACLTTAIGLTATVADYFSGLLKIAYEKLAIITVIISFIFASFGVDVIVKLAVPVLVFIYPISIALIFLNFMKNMIKNDNVYVGTVVGTGIVSAYEAMQAMGINIELFNTIYSKLPLESFGLSWVLPGILGGVIFSFFKKH